A genomic window from Desulfurella amilsii includes:
- the greA gene encoding transcription elongation factor GreA translates to MGDKAFFTPKGYNKLIDELERLQKIERPKIIKEIEEARAKGDLSENAEYHAAKEKQVFIEKRISEISNKINKACIIDPNSVSKDKISFGCKVKLLNTDTDEEVEYMIVGEDEANPNDGKISVNSPIALALLSKEVGDVVSVKVPAGIKNFEIEDIS, encoded by the coding sequence ATGGGTGATAAAGCTTTTTTTACGCCAAAAGGATACAATAAGCTCATTGACGAATTAGAAAGATTGCAAAAAATCGAAAGACCGAAAATTATAAAAGAAATAGAAGAAGCTCGTGCAAAGGGTGACTTGAGTGAAAATGCTGAGTATCATGCTGCAAAGGAAAAACAAGTATTCATAGAAAAGCGCATTTCTGAAATCTCAAATAAAATTAATAAAGCTTGTATAATAGACCCAAATAGTGTTTCAAAAGATAAAATAAGCTTTGGATGTAAGGTAAAATTGCTCAATACAGACACAGATGAAGAAGTTGAATACATGATTGTAGGCGAAGACGAAGCAAACCCAAATGATGGCAAAATATCCGTAAATAGCCCTATTGCGCTTGCACTTTTGAGCAAAGAGGTTGGTGATGTGGTAAGCGTTAAGGTGCCAGCAGGTATTAAAAACTTTGAGATAGAGGATATCTCTTAA
- a CDS encoding molybdopterin molybdotransferase MoeA, whose protein sequence is MKKNVLEALEIVLDCSKTKPSQTVFLSDSLGRVACIDILAKSDYPCLNKTAMDGYAIVYKNKDKPLKEVFDINQFDENSAFRLNTGNDIPQICDSVIEVELIEKHDGYIKLSKNVEKYRNFVFAGSEIKKGEIVIKKGELINEQKMALLAYVGEVLIEVYQKPIVGIITTGDEVVFPGATAQKGSVYNTNYFYLNGFVKKLNAECIYFGHIRDNINELVETYRYALSRCDILVSTGGSSKGTKDFTKKVFEALGIDIKFDETTVKPGKPLIFGNLGDKLVFGMPGWPSSLVVNTQVFLKPALKKLSGLTNYKNAIYYASTTKSMHSRMGKDYFNRAILTYNNKGLFIEPLESQDTSNFFSMAKANCLVWLDASTGDVENGTLLTVITID, encoded by the coding sequence ATGAAGAAAAATGTCTTAGAAGCGCTAGAGATTGTACTGGATTGCTCTAAAACAAAGCCGTCACAAACGGTTTTTTTGAGCGATTCTTTGGGGAGGGTAGCTTGCATTGATATTCTAGCAAAGTCAGATTACCCTTGCCTAAATAAAACGGCAATGGATGGATATGCAATAGTTTATAAAAATAAAGACAAACCATTAAAAGAAGTATTCGATATTAACCAGTTTGATGAAAATAGCGCCTTTAGATTAAACACAGGCAATGATATACCCCAAATATGCGACTCAGTTATTGAAGTAGAACTTATTGAAAAACATGATGGTTATATAAAACTAAGCAAAAATGTAGAAAAGTATAGAAATTTTGTTTTTGCTGGATCTGAAATCAAAAAAGGTGAAATTGTAATAAAAAAAGGAGAGCTTATTAACGAGCAAAAAATGGCTCTGCTTGCATATGTGGGAGAAGTTTTGATTGAGGTATATCAAAAACCCATAGTTGGCATTATTACAACAGGTGATGAAGTTGTTTTTCCTGGTGCAACAGCTCAAAAAGGGTCTGTTTACAACACGAATTACTTTTATCTAAACGGCTTTGTAAAAAAGCTAAATGCCGAGTGCATATATTTTGGGCACATAAGAGATAATATCAATGAGCTGGTTGAAACTTATCGTTATGCGTTATCACGCTGCGATATACTTGTTAGTACAGGTGGTTCATCAAAAGGCACAAAAGACTTTACCAAAAAAGTTTTTGAAGCTTTAGGAATTGATATAAAATTTGATGAAACAACAGTTAAGCCGGGTAAGCCTTTAATTTTTGGTAATTTAGGTGATAAATTAGTATTTGGCATGCCGGGTTGGCCTTCGTCTTTGGTAGTAAATACCCAGGTATTTTTAAAACCCGCTTTAAAGAAATTATCAGGCTTAACTAACTATAAAAACGCTATTTATTATGCCTCAACAACAAAATCAATGCATTCTAGAATGGGCAAGGACTACTTTAATCGCGCAATCTTAACATATAATAATAAAGGTCTATTTATAGAACCACTCGAATCTCAAGACACAAGCAATTTTTTTTCAATGGCAAAGGCAAATTGTTTGGTGTGGCTTGATGCTTCGACTGGCGATGTAGAAAATGGCACGCTTTTGACAGTTATTACAATTGATTAA
- a CDS encoding amidohydrolase family protein, with product MEMLYAKWLFNGKEILKGLGCVSHNNMVVDLLPIKLAKKTYPEAVVKDYGEGVLFSGFVNAHTHLDLSNVSIEPYLGFVKWLKTMIETKVQANETQTDEAIKKALDSLIKSGVCAVADISNTLKSCNYLKKIPKAIVFFENYSLRKKQAQEKIAYIENNIENIRQTYKMKIDVTAHSVYSTHRDLLGYTMLKNNPKFGSDLFSFHFLESEFENPFVNSRGDLFEMLQEKGLIDNQLHFSSAIEYIKSLGDIKKGLFVHCVHIKPDEIEYLKSIDASIVIAPRSNYYISKSLPNLELLKNSGINVAIGTDSLASNWDLNIINELKFLYKHYSHIDPAYFFGIATTGGYTALNLHIGFKKGFYAYPFFMETTTNNALEEILQ from the coding sequence ATGGAAATGCTTTATGCAAAGTGGTTATTCAATGGTAAAGAAATATTAAAAGGGTTGGGCTGTGTAAGCCACAACAATATGGTAGTTGACTTGTTACCAATTAAGCTTGCAAAAAAAACTTACCCTGAAGCAGTAGTAAAAGATTATGGAGAGGGTGTTTTATTTAGCGGTTTTGTTAATGCCCATACGCACCTTGATTTATCCAATGTAAGTATTGAGCCATACTTAGGCTTTGTAAAATGGCTAAAAACGATGATAGAAACTAAAGTTCAAGCCAACGAAACTCAAACGGATGAAGCCATAAAAAAAGCACTTGACAGCTTAATTAAAAGCGGCGTTTGCGCAGTTGCAGATATTAGCAATACGCTTAAAAGCTGTAATTATCTTAAAAAAATACCAAAAGCTATTGTTTTTTTTGAAAACTATTCTTTAAGAAAAAAACAAGCGCAAGAAAAAATAGCCTATATTGAAAATAACATTGAAAACATAAGACAAACATACAAAATGAAAATTGATGTTACAGCACATTCTGTGTATTCAACACATAGAGATTTATTGGGGTATACAATGCTAAAGAACAACCCAAAGTTTGGCAGTGATTTATTTAGCTTTCATTTTTTAGAAAGTGAATTTGAAAATCCGTTTGTTAACTCTAGAGGCGATTTATTTGAAATGCTACAAGAAAAAGGTTTAATAGACAATCAGCTTCATTTTTCAAGCGCAATCGAGTACATAAAAAGCTTGGGAGATATAAAAAAAGGCTTATTTGTTCACTGTGTTCATATTAAGCCAGATGAAATTGAATATTTAAAAAGCATAGATGCTAGTATTGTAATAGCTCCGCGCAGTAACTATTACATAAGTAAATCCTTGCCAAATTTAGAACTGTTGAAAAATAGCGGCATAAATGTTGCAATTGGCACAGATTCGCTTGCAAGCAATTGGGATCTAAATATTATTAATGAATTAAAATTTTTATACAAACACTACAGTCATATTGATCCTGCTTATTTTTTTGGGATAGCAACCACAGGGGGTTATACAGCACTCAACCTCCACATTGGTTTTAAAAAAGGTTTTTATGCTTATCCGTTCTTTATGGAAACAACTACAAACAATGCCCTTGAAGAAATTTTGCAATAA
- the flgG gene encoding flagellar basal-body rod protein FlgG: MIRALWTASTGMQGQQTNIDVIANNLANVNTVGFKRSRADFEDLIYQTQKEAGVNTTSNTVEPTGIQIGLGTQLADVSKNFMQGSLQETGNPLDLALQGSGFFQITMPDGTIAYTRAGDFKLDNNGRIVTTDGYPLSPEITVPQDTTSISVGNDGTISVLEAGQTTPTQLGQIQLAFFANPAGLKAIGQNLFQQTVSSGTPTLGTPGINGLGTINQGYLEMSNVSVVQEMVDMIAAQRAYETNAKVIQTSDQMLQTANNLKQ; encoded by the coding sequence ATGATAAGGGCATTGTGGACAGCATCTACTGGCATGCAGGGCCAACAAACAAACATAGATGTTATAGCAAACAACCTAGCAAACGTTAACACAGTGGGTTTTAAGCGTTCTAGAGCTGATTTTGAAGATTTAATATATCAAACGCAAAAGGAAGCTGGTGTTAACACGACCTCCAATACAGTTGAACCAACAGGTATACAAATTGGTTTGGGTACGCAATTAGCAGATGTATCAAAAAATTTTATGCAAGGTAGTTTGCAAGAAACAGGAAACCCACTTGATTTAGCATTACAAGGCAGCGGTTTTTTCCAAATTACAATGCCAGATGGAACAATCGCATACACAAGAGCCGGTGATTTTAAATTAGACAATAACGGTAGAATCGTTACAACAGACGGCTATCCTTTATCACCAGAAATTACTGTGCCGCAGGATACAACATCGATAAGCGTGGGAAACGATGGTACAATTTCTGTGTTGGAAGCAGGTCAAACTACACCCACGCAGCTTGGTCAAATACAACTTGCTTTTTTTGCTAATCCAGCAGGTCTTAAAGCAATTGGTCAAAATTTATTTCAACAAACTGTATCATCAGGCACACCAACGCTGGGTACACCAGGTATAAACGGTCTTGGGACAATTAATCAGGGTTACCTTGAAATGTCAAATGTTAGTGTTGTTCAAGAAATGGTCGATATGATAGCAGCTCAAAGGGCGTATGAGACAAATGCAAAAGTTATACAAACATCTGATCAAATGTTGCAAACTGCTAATAATCTCAAGCAGTAG
- a CDS encoding glycoside hydrolase family 18 protein, whose translation MKLLTLILALTLLAGCSYKEKVSVIPTLRPAVEIKTQNKPSNFLIAGFYPYWEQSKFPPQIAINNSINVLYHAFVWPDRNGNLVVPKSFNNKEIVDIATSKNIKVILSVGGGGNSGYLSSVLNNPQLFQNFADQLINFIKKNQYNGVDIDWEFPKNSTDALNLNKFVQILKQNLGNDYIICVDLPYANYSGRYFDIDFLKYFVSYFVVMSYDYSGAWSHISGYNAPLKPGFCNTHDIQKSIEYWLARGIDSKKILLGIPFYGRAFNADEPCQEFNQSFATTYRNILSLLKNEDYQYFWDFMTKTPYLVNKKNKIYYSFDDSSSINDKIRYAFEMNLGGIAIWEITQDIVDNHHLLLPDLVQTIKNNQLLN comes from the coding sequence ATGAAATTATTAACGCTAATTTTAGCGTTAACTCTACTTGCTGGCTGTAGCTACAAAGAAAAAGTTTCTGTAATTCCAACGCTTCGGCCAGCAGTAGAAATAAAAACGCAAAATAAGCCTTCAAATTTTCTAATTGCAGGTTTCTATCCTTATTGGGAACAATCAAAATTTCCTCCTCAAATTGCAATAAATAATAGTATAAATGTATTATACCATGCTTTTGTATGGCCGGATAGAAATGGCAATCTTGTTGTACCAAAAAGTTTTAACAATAAAGAAATTGTAGATATTGCTACAAGCAAGAACATAAAAGTTATTTTGTCTGTTGGCGGCGGTGGCAATTCTGGTTATTTATCAAGTGTGCTAAACAACCCTCAATTATTTCAAAATTTTGCTGATCAATTAATAAATTTTATTAAGAAAAACCAGTATAATGGCGTTGATATAGATTGGGAATTTCCAAAAAATTCAACTGATGCTTTAAATTTGAACAAATTTGTTCAAATTTTGAAACAAAACCTTGGGAATGACTATATAATTTGCGTCGATTTACCTTATGCAAATTATAGTGGCAGATATTTTGACATTGATTTTTTAAAATATTTTGTAAGCTACTTTGTCGTTATGTCTTATGATTATTCTGGGGCTTGGAGTCACATTAGTGGTTACAATGCTCCGCTCAAACCAGGTTTTTGCAACACACACGATATACAAAAAAGCATTGAGTACTGGCTTGCAAGAGGAATTGATTCTAAAAAAATACTTCTTGGTATACCATTTTATGGCAGGGCTTTTAATGCTGACGAACCATGTCAAGAATTCAATCAATCTTTTGCTACTACATATAGAAATATATTATCCCTTCTAAAAAACGAAGATTATCAATATTTTTGGGATTTTATGACAAAAACACCATATTTAGTAAATAAAAAAAATAAGATCTACTACAGTTTTGACGACTCATCATCAATTAATGATAAGATACGCTATGCTTTTGAGATGAATTTAGGCGGTATTGCAATATGGGAAATAACTCAAGATATCGTAGATAACCATCATCTCTTGCTACCAGATCTCGTTCAAACAATAAAAAATAATCAGTTATTAAACTAG
- a CDS encoding molybdopterin-binding protein, which translates to MKKIKVPVEKSVGLALAHDITYINKEEGFKGARFKKGHIVGQSDVDILKSIGKSYIYKLIPDENDIHEDDFAIQIAPYIAGENIFYDKSPTEGKINFYSAIDGLLKIDKNKLFKINAISDLSLPCIHNNFACNENKTIAAFRIIPLYTKKKVLEKVKKILDTSIFNVIAYSVKTINAIITGNEIYYGLRKDLFKSHIEGKLKKYGCIINDCRIVPDDTKAIIEALNQLKTADLIFVCGGSSVDPDDVTKQSLSKAKVKFVFKSNPIQPANNLSIGYLENSTICVVPAGSLYYKASALDIFLPRLLAKDHIDKKELKFYSEGGLCHFCDYCTYPICPFGK; encoded by the coding sequence GTGAAAAAAATAAAAGTTCCTGTTGAAAAAAGCGTTGGATTAGCTTTAGCTCATGACATTACATATATTAACAAAGAAGAGGGTTTTAAGGGTGCTCGCTTTAAAAAAGGCCATATAGTTGGACAAAGCGATGTTGATATCTTAAAATCAATAGGTAAAAGCTATATTTATAAGCTAATACCAGATGAAAATGATATCCATGAAGATGATTTTGCTATTCAAATTGCCCCATACATTGCAGGAGAAAATATTTTTTATGATAAGTCTCCTACCGAAGGCAAAATCAATTTTTACTCGGCAATTGATGGCTTATTAAAGATAGATAAAAACAAATTGTTTAAAATAAACGCTATCAGTGATTTATCACTACCTTGCATCCACAATAACTTTGCATGCAATGAAAACAAAACCATTGCCGCTTTTCGCATTATTCCACTTTATACAAAGAAAAAAGTATTAGAAAAAGTAAAAAAAATTCTCGATACATCAATTTTTAATGTTATTGCCTACAGCGTCAAAACAATTAATGCGATAATTACTGGAAATGAAATTTACTATGGTTTGAGAAAAGATTTATTTAAAAGTCATATTGAGGGCAAGCTAAAAAAATATGGTTGCATAATTAACGATTGTAGAATAGTTCCAGATGATACAAAAGCCATTATTGAAGCTTTAAATCAATTAAAAACAGCTGATTTGATATTTGTTTGCGGCGGAAGCAGTGTTGATCCAGACGATGTAACAAAACAATCCCTATCAAAAGCCAAAGTGAAATTTGTATTTAAATCTAATCCAATACAGCCAGCAAACAATTTAAGCATTGGATACCTTGAAAATAGCACGATTTGCGTTGTGCCAGCAGGTAGTCTATACTATAAAGCAAGTGCCTTAGATATTTTTTTGCCACGACTGCTTGCTAAAGACCATATTGATAAAAAAGAGCTAAAATTTTATAGTGAAGGGGGATTATGCCACTTTTGCGATTACTGCACATATCCAATATGCCCATTTGGAAAGTAA
- a CDS encoding SurA N-terminal domain-containing protein, producing MKLLASLFLVTFFLTATAFAQTQDKVLATVNGYEITQSAVDNIIKSLPAGAVNNKNTAQVRENVLNSLISERVLLNEAKKLNLEKDPQVTQEIKTQTDNILINALLQKKFGNQNFTPTDKEITDFYNQNKSKLKDSKGQILPLSKVKPEISQYLANLKKKQALDSYIEELKKQDKIIINK from the coding sequence ATGAAGCTTTTGGCAAGTTTGTTTTTGGTGACGTTTTTTTTAACAGCTACTGCTTTTGCTCAAACTCAAGATAAAGTATTAGCTACGGTTAATGGTTACGAAATTACTCAATCGGCTGTGGATAATATTATAAAATCTCTTCCTGCTGGTGCTGTAAACAATAAAAACACCGCGCAAGTGAGAGAAAACGTTTTAAATTCACTTATTAGCGAAAGGGTTTTGCTTAATGAAGCAAAAAAACTCAATTTAGAAAAAGACCCGCAGGTTACGCAAGAAATTAAAACTCAAACAGACAATATTCTAATTAATGCTTTATTGCAAAAGAAATTTGGCAATCAAAATTTTACACCAACAGATAAAGAAATAACGGACTTTTATAATCAAAATAAATCAAAACTAAAGGATTCAAAAGGTCAAATATTGCCATTAAGTAAAGTAAAACCTGAGATTTCACAGTATTTGGCAAATTTGAAGAAAAAACAAGCATTGGACAGTTATATTGAAGAATTAAAAAAGCAGGATAAAATTATTATAAACAAATAA
- the carB gene encoding carbamoyl-phosphate synthase large subunit has translation MSKDNSIKKVLIIGSGPIVIGQACEFDYSGTQSCRALSKEGIEVILVNSNPATIMTDPQLANKTYIEPISVEFIEKIIAKERPTHLLPTLGGQTALNTAMGLYEAGVLDKYNVKLIGANIESIKKAEDRELFKESMRKIGLKTPKSTVVRSLEEANIAVSEIGFPAIIRPSFTLGGTGAGIAYNKEEFESVVKWGLGQSPIREILVEQSVIGWKEFELEVMRDKADNVVIICSIENFDPMGVHTGDSITVAPAQTLTDKEYQLLRDAGIAIIREIGVETGGSNIQFCVNPQNGEFYVIEMNPRVSRSSALASKATGFPIAKIATLLSIGYTLDEISNDITKKTPASFEPTLDYVVTKIPRFTFEKFNTKDEIGMQMKSVGEVMAIGRTFKESLQKAIRSLEMDHYGLEDVEENDISKIIDKIVHPNSKRLFYIAKAMRMGMSVDEIYKYSFIDKWFLANIKQILDMENQIKLIGVNIENIRKIKQYGFSDKYLAKLTGKKEEDIRSFARNLNVKNVYKMVDTCAAEFESYTSYLYSTYEHENESKKSNSKKVVILGSGPNRIGQGIEFDYTCVHASLTLKEEGYESIMINCNPETVSTDYDISDKLYFEPLTFEDVMNVIENEDPEGVILQFGGQTPLKLAKDLQKNNVKILGTDSSSIDLAEDRELFKQLIDQLGLRQPNSATATTIEQAINIANNIGYPVLVRPSYVLGGRAMTIVYDQSHMEKYSKEAIKVSGEHPILIDKFLEDAIEIDVDALSDGTDTVICGIMEHIEAAGVHSGDSACSLPPRTLSKQMIDELTNQTIIISKELNIKGFINIQFAIKDKSIYILEVNPRASRTIPFVSKATGIAWPKIATKVLLGRKLKELNVREVVPQYYAVKEVVLPFAKFPDVDVVLGPEMKSTGEVMGIDKDFSLAYYKAFYASGSVLPVKGNVFLSLADKDKSYVGEIAQKLINLGFKVFATQRTYNMIKNLHNVFYVKKVSEGRPNILDLIINDEINFVINTPSGKVSFSDSFHIRRLSLLKNIPYCTTVWGTLASIEAITAKINSQTIDVKAIQDYYKEPNNG, from the coding sequence ATGTCAAAAGACAACTCTATAAAAAAGGTTCTTATTATAGGCTCTGGTCCGATAGTAATTGGTCAGGCATGTGAATTTGATTATTCTGGCACTCAAAGTTGTAGGGCTTTATCAAAAGAAGGGATTGAGGTTATTTTAGTTAATTCTAACCCGGCCACAATTATGACAGATCCACAACTTGCAAATAAAACCTATATCGAACCAATAAGCGTAGAGTTTATTGAAAAAATAATTGCAAAAGAAAGGCCAACGCATTTATTGCCAACATTGGGCGGTCAAACGGCTTTAAATACTGCCATGGGTCTTTATGAAGCTGGTGTGCTTGATAAATACAATGTCAAGCTCATAGGTGCAAATATAGAATCTATCAAAAAAGCTGAAGATAGAGAACTATTTAAAGAATCTATGCGCAAAATAGGCCTTAAAACGCCAAAATCCACAGTTGTTAGAAGCCTTGAAGAGGCAAATATTGCTGTAAGCGAGATTGGTTTTCCTGCAATTATTAGACCTTCTTTTACACTAGGAGGTACTGGTGCTGGTATTGCCTACAATAAAGAAGAGTTTGAATCTGTGGTAAAATGGGGTTTAGGTCAGAGTCCAATTAGAGAAATATTAGTCGAACAATCTGTAATTGGCTGGAAAGAATTCGAGTTGGAAGTAATGCGAGATAAAGCGGATAATGTTGTGATTATTTGCTCAATAGAAAATTTTGATCCAATGGGCGTTCATACTGGTGATTCAATTACAGTTGCACCAGCGCAAACCCTTACAGACAAAGAATACCAATTGTTAAGGGATGCAGGTATTGCAATAATTAGAGAAATTGGTGTAGAAACAGGTGGATCCAATATACAATTCTGTGTTAACCCACAAAACGGAGAATTTTATGTAATAGAAATGAACCCAAGAGTATCTCGCTCAAGCGCTTTGGCAAGTAAAGCTACGGGTTTCCCCATAGCTAAAATTGCAACGCTTTTAAGTATTGGTTATACTTTAGACGAAATATCCAACGACATAACAAAAAAAACCCCTGCAAGTTTTGAACCAACGCTTGACTATGTTGTTACCAAAATACCACGCTTTACATTTGAAAAATTTAATACAAAAGATGAAATTGGTATGCAAATGAAAAGCGTGGGCGAGGTTATGGCAATTGGGCGTACATTTAAAGAATCTTTACAAAAAGCCATCCGCTCCTTAGAAATGGATCATTATGGCCTTGAAGATGTAGAAGAAAATGATATATCAAAAATTATTGATAAAATTGTGCACCCAAACAGCAAGAGACTCTTTTATATTGCAAAGGCTATGAGAATGGGAATGTCTGTAGATGAAATATATAAATATTCATTTATTGACAAATGGTTTTTAGCTAATATAAAGCAAATACTGGACATGGAAAACCAAATAAAATTAATTGGTGTTAATATAGAAAATATCAGAAAAATAAAACAATATGGTTTTTCTGATAAATATCTTGCTAAACTTACAGGTAAAAAAGAAGAGGACATAAGGTCTTTTGCAAGAAACCTTAATGTTAAAAATGTTTACAAAATGGTTGATACGTGCGCTGCTGAGTTTGAATCCTACACTTCATATTTATATTCAACCTACGAACATGAAAATGAGTCAAAGAAATCTAACTCCAAAAAAGTCGTAATCTTAGGCAGTGGCCCAAATAGAATTGGTCAAGGTATAGAGTTTGATTACACATGCGTGCATGCAAGCCTCACATTAAAAGAAGAAGGTTATGAATCTATAATGATAAATTGCAACCCAGAAACTGTGTCTACCGATTATGATATTTCTGACAAACTTTATTTTGAACCTTTAACATTTGAAGATGTTATGAACGTTATAGAAAATGAAGATCCAGAAGGCGTTATTTTACAATTTGGAGGGCAAACACCACTAAAGCTTGCAAAAGATTTGCAAAAAAATAATGTTAAAATATTAGGTACAGACTCATCAAGTATAGATTTAGCTGAGGATAGAGAGTTATTTAAACAACTAATTGACCAGTTAGGCTTAAGACAGCCAAATAGTGCAACAGCTACAACAATCGAACAAGCAATAAACATAGCAAACAATATTGGCTATCCTGTGCTTGTTAGACCTTCTTATGTGTTGGGCGGAAGAGCTATGACGATAGTCTACGATCAATCGCATATGGAAAAATATTCGAAAGAAGCCATAAAGGTCTCTGGAGAGCATCCTATATTAATAGATAAGTTTTTGGAAGATGCAATAGAAATTGATGTTGATGCACTATCAGACGGTACTGATACGGTTATTTGTGGTATAATGGAACACATAGAGGCAGCTGGCGTGCACTCTGGAGATTCTGCTTGTTCTCTGCCGCCAAGAACATTGAGTAAGCAAATGATTGATGAGCTAACAAACCAAACAATAATTATATCAAAAGAATTGAATATTAAAGGTTTTATAAATATTCAATTTGCAATCAAAGATAAAAGCATCTATATTCTTGAGGTTAACCCCAGAGCATCCAGGACAATACCGTTTGTTAGCAAAGCCACAGGAATTGCTTGGCCAAAAATTGCCACAAAAGTATTGCTTGGACGAAAGCTTAAAGAGCTTAATGTTAGAGAAGTAGTTCCACAATATTATGCTGTTAAGGAAGTTGTTTTGCCATTTGCTAAGTTTCCAGATGTAGATGTTGTGTTAGGTCCAGAGATGAAATCAACGGGTGAGGTTATGGGTATAGATAAGGATTTCTCACTTGCATACTATAAAGCTTTTTATGCAAGTGGTTCGGTTTTACCCGTAAAAGGTAATGTATTTTTGTCTCTTGCTGATAAAGATAAATCCTATGTGGGTGAGATTGCCCAAAAATTGATCAATTTAGGTTTCAAAGTTTTTGCTACTCAAAGGACTTACAACATGATCAAAAATTTGCACAATGTTTTTTATGTAAAAAAAGTTAGTGAGGGCAGGCCAAATATACTTGATTTGATAATAAACGATGAAATAAACTTTGTCATCAACACGCCATCTGGTAAAGTATCTTTTAGCGACTCATTTCATATAAGGAGGTTATCGCTTTTGAAAAATATACCATACTGCACAACTGTTTGGGGAACTTTGGCAAGCATAGAAGCCATAACGGCAAAAATTAATTCACAAACTATAGATGTAAAAGCAATACAAGATTACTATAAGGAGCCTAATAATGGGTGA
- a CDS encoding flagellar hook-basal body protein codes for MLSGIYTSASAMIIAAQRVNNIANNIANSNTIGFKSEGINQKSWSEFNGYGEAKLPIAQNTQLAANFINEAVNSVVHMDKDYINFTQGSLEKTGNKLDFAIEGRGFFAVLTPNGIEYTRGGQFGINSQGILVQRGTNYPVLGENYFKNGKFIKVDSQTAFSQTGAVLDNGAQTDTIAIRDFSNYGNLRKVGDNCFVPVNNMQPQLTANFMLKEGYLEQSNVNIVKEMVELIQNQRSYDSYQKVISTFANQLIPNTIQIGSVT; via the coding sequence ATGCTAAGTGGTATTTACACGTCAGCTAGTGCAATGATTATTGCAGCCCAAAGGGTAAACAACATTGCAAATAATATAGCAAACTCAAATACAATTGGTTTTAAAAGTGAAGGTATTAATCAGAAAAGCTGGTCAGAATTTAATGGCTATGGTGAAGCCAAACTACCCATTGCGCAAAACACACAATTAGCGGCAAATTTTATAAATGAAGCTGTAAATTCAGTTGTTCATATGGATAAAGACTACATAAATTTTACGCAAGGCTCTCTAGAAAAAACGGGCAATAAGCTAGATTTTGCAATCGAAGGCAGAGGCTTTTTTGCTGTGCTTACTCCAAATGGTATAGAATATACCAGAGGCGGTCAATTTGGTATAAATAGTCAAGGAATATTGGTTCAAAGAGGCACAAATTACCCTGTGCTGGGTGAAAATTATTTTAAGAATGGAAAATTTATTAAAGTTGATTCTCAAACAGCTTTTTCTCAAACTGGTGCAGTTCTAGACAATGGAGCGCAAACAGACACTATCGCAATTAGAGATTTTAGCAACTATGGAAATTTGAGAAAAGTGGGCGATAATTGTTTTGTGCCAGTAAATAACATGCAGCCACAATTAACAGCAAACTTTATGCTAAAAGAAGGTTATTTGGAACAATCAAATGTTAATATTGTAAAAGAAATGGTAGAGCTTATACAAAATCAACGCTCATATGATAGTTATCAAAAAGTAATATCAACATTTGCAAACCAACTGATACCTAATACAATCCAGATAGGCAGCGTTACTTAA